TGGGGATTCAACTTCTGGCTGATTGAAATTTTGCATATTCATTTGGGCTAATCTACATAACTATAATCTTTTTCTCAACTGTAATGCTAGCTCCTTGTGCTTCATGTGTGCAGTGTGCTCGGAAGCCCTCCTGATAACCCTCCGTGCGCAGTCTCCCTCAGTGCCCAATAACTTATAGTTGCTCATAGTGTTCTTTTTCTCCCTTGGTCTTCCTTTAATTTCATACTGCCGCTAGTTGTTTCCTTAGTGGATTGAGATGGCCTTGCCCATCCCTGCAACAGGATTTGAGGGCTGTGAAAAGCGACTTGAAATCTCATTTTTCGAGCCATCAATCTTTACTGACTCGGGTGGAAATGGCCTTCAATCTCTCTCCAGAGCCAAAATTGATGGTATACTGAACCCAGCAGAATGCAGGATAGTGGCATCACTGTCCAACAAAATTGTTGACTCCTATGTTCTATCAGAGTCCAGTCTCTTCATATACTCTTACAAGATTATCATCAAGACCTGTGGTACCACAAAGCTGCTCCTGTCAATCCCTTCCATTCTTGAGCTGGCCAAAGAGTTATCGCTCTCAGTAAAATCTGTGAGATACACCCATGGGAGCTTCAAATTTCCACTAGCACAGCCATTCCCCCACCAAAGCTTCTCAGAAGAAGTCGCTATCCTCGACAACCATTTCAGGAACCTTGGTCTGGGCAGCAAGGCATATGTTATGAGCAGTCTGGTTAAGTCTCAGAAGTGGCATGTTTACTCTGCCTCAGCTAAATCAGCGGACGATCCACTCTATACTGTGGAAATGTGCATGACTGGATTGGACAAGAGACTTGCTTCggtcttctacaagaaccagcaCAACTCAGCATCCAAGATGACCATTGCTTCTGGTATTAGTAAGATACTCCCTGGCTCTGAGATATGTGATTTTCAGTTTGATCCTTGTGGTTACTCCATGAATGCCATTGAAGGACCTGCAATGTCTACGATTCACGTCACACCGGAAGATGGTTTCAGCTATGCAAGCTTTGAAGCAATGGGTTATGACCCTGAAGCAGTGAACATGAGCCAACTGATTGCAAGAGTTTTGGCATGTTTCCAACCAAGGGAATTCTCCATTGCGATTCATTCAGGCCTCCGTAGTGAGGTATATTTATTGGAATCTGGCTTTGATATAACAGGCTATGTCAGTGGGGCCAAAAGCTATCAGGAGCTTGGAAACGGGGGTAGCTTAGTTTTCCAGAGTTTCAGGATCACTGATTGTGGATCACCAAGATCAATTCTCAAGGGTTGCTGGGAAGAAGGGGAAGAGGAACTAGCAAACACTTGAACTGCATTGCATGTATATGGTGGCTTGCGTTTTGTTTGCCTTCGGTAAGTTTCCTTGTGGGAGTTAGCCTATGCAAGTaatcaattaaatattttatgtcaTGGAAATATTATTCCAGACAGTGTTTCCAGCATTTGAATTGATGAAGTGGTCCTAATTAGCTAG
Above is a genomic segment from Elaeis guineensis isolate ETL-2024a chromosome 1, EG11, whole genome shotgun sequence containing:
- the LOC105032002 gene encoding S-adenosylmethionine decarboxylase proenzyme, whose protein sequence is MALPIPATGFEGCEKRLEISFFEPSIFTDSGGNGLQSLSRAKIDGILNPAECRIVASLSNKIVDSYVLSESSLFIYSYKIIIKTCGTTKLLLSIPSILELAKELSLSVKSVRYTHGSFKFPLAQPFPHQSFSEEVAILDNHFRNLGLGSKAYVMSSLVKSQKWHVYSASAKSADDPLYTVEMCMTGLDKRLASVFYKNQHNSASKMTIASGISKILPGSEICDFQFDPCGYSMNAIEGPAMSTIHVTPEDGFSYASFEAMGYDPEAVNMSQLIARVLACFQPREFSIAIHSGLRSEVYLLESGFDITGYVSGAKSYQELGNGGSLVFQSFRITDCGSPRSILKGCWEEGEEELANT